A region from the Peromyscus maniculatus bairdii isolate BWxNUB_F1_BW_parent chromosome 5, HU_Pman_BW_mat_3.1, whole genome shotgun sequence genome encodes:
- the Cdt1 gene encoding DNA replication factor Cdt1 encodes MAQSRVTDFYARRRPSLTASRAKSACLTPSPSGLVTPEFTRSSSRKRARPATEPRSDQPAPLARRRLRLPGLDSCSSSPADPSSPADPGSPVSPSPVKRIKIATVSEGPGLSATAQKQDKVSSEDSISELQSCLRRARKLGARARALRAKVQENAVESCTPDAKVPTEQPCVEKVPAYQRFHALAQPGPPGLILPYKYQVLAEMFRSMDTIVSMLHNRAETVTFAKVKQGVQDMMRKRFEERNVGQIKTVYPTSYCFRQECNVPTFKDSIKRSDYQLTIEPLLDREAGGGATQLTATCLLQRRHIFRQNLVERVKQHHKAFLAALNPPMAVPEDQLTRWHPRFNVDEVPDIEPAELPQPPVREKLTTAQEVLSRARSLMSPKMEKALSNLVLRSAEPSSSGSPSSPALPATPPATPPAASPSALKGVSQALLERIRAKEVQKQLAQMTRCPEQELRLRRLERLPELARVLRGVFVSERKPALTMEVVCARMVESCRAALSPGEMEKHVLLLSELLPDWLSLHRVRTDTYIKLDKAADLAGLTARLTHQVHTEGL; translated from the exons ATGGCGCAAAGTCGTGTTACCGATTTCTATGCGCGCCGTCGCCCGAGCCTTACTGCTTCGCGGGCCAAGTCGGCCTGTCTCACCCCGAGCCCCAGTGGGCTTGTGACCCCCGAGTTCACCCGGAGCAGCAGCCGCAAGCGTGCCCGTCCCGCCACCGAACCCAGGAGCGACCAGCCCGCACCGCTCGCGCGCCGGAGGCTGCGGCTTCCTGGACTG GACTCCTGCTCCAGTTCCCCAGCTGATCCCAGCTCTCCAGCTGACCCTGGCTCCCCAGTAAGCCCATCTCCTGTCAAGAGAATAAAGATCGCCACTGTTTCAGAAGGTCCAGGCCTTTCTGCCACAGCCCAAAAGCAGGACAAG GTCTCCTCAGAGGATTCGATCTCTGAGCTCCAGTCCTGTCTGAGGCGGGCCCGTAAGTTGGGAGCCAGGGCTCGGGCCCTGAGGGCCAAAGTCCAGGAGAATGCTGTGGAGTCTTGTACGCCAGATGCCAAGGTGCCCACAGAGCAACCATG TGTCGAGAAAGTCCCTGCCTACCAGCGCTTCCATGCCCTGGCCCAGCCTGGTCCCCCTGGCCTTATCCTGCCCTACAAGTATCAAGTGCTGGCCGAGATGTTCCGTAGCATGGACACCATCGTGAGCATGCTTCACAATCGAGCTGAGACTGTGACCTTCGCTAAAGTCAAGCAAGGTGTCCAGGACATGATGCGCAa gCGCTTTGAAGAGCGCAATGTGGGCCAGATCAAAACCGTGTACCCCACATCATATTGCTTCCGCCAGGAATGCAATGTCCCCACGTTCAAGGACAGCATCAAGAGATCTGATTACCAACTCACCATAGAGCCCTTGCTGGACCGGG AGGCTGGTGGTGGTGCCACGCAGCTCACAGCCACGTGCCTCCTGCAGCGCAGGCACATCTTCCGACAGAACCTGGTGGAGCGAGTCAAGCAGCATCACAAA GCTTTCCTTGCTGCACTGAACCCCCCCATGGCCGTGCCTGAAGACCAGCTGACCCGCTGGCACCCCCGCTTCAATGTGGATGAAGTGCCTGACATTGAACCAGCCGAACTGCCCCAGCCTCCCGTCAGGGAGAAGCTCACCACCGCCCAGGAGGTGTTGTCCCGAGCCCGCAGCTTGATGTCACCCAAG ATGGAGAAGGCCTTGAGTAACCTGGTCCTGCGCTCAGCCGAGCCTAGTAGCTCTGGGTCGCCCTCTAGTCCAGCACTCCCAGCCACTCCACCAGCCACCCCCCCAGCTGCCTCTCCCAGTGCCCTGAAGGGTGTGTCCCAGGCCTTGCTGGAGCGG ATAAGGGCCAAGGAGGTCCAGAAGCAGCTGGCACAGATGACCCGGTGCCCGGAACAGGAGCTCCGGCTGCGGCGGTTAGAGCGTTTGCCAGAGCTGGCCCGCGTGTTGCGTGGTGTCTTTGTGTCTGAGCGCAAGCCAGCGCTCACTATGGAGGTGGTCTGCGCGAGGATGGTGGAGAGCTGCCGAGCTGCCCTGAGCCCCG